In Solimonas sp. K1W22B-7, the DNA window AGGTGACGGCGGAGTTGCTGCAGGGCGACGAGAGCGGCTTCGCGCAGTCGCTGGATGAAGCCGGCCGCCTGCTGCGGCCGCTGCTGGCGCGGGAACCTCTGCAGCTGCGCTTCATCCTGGAGTCCGCCGATATCAGCGCGGACACCCGCGTGATCGAGGCGCGGGAGCTGGACATCCTGTCCCTGCGCCTGTCGGCCGACGAGGCCGAGCTGGAACTGCGCGACAGCCTGCAGGCGCAGGCCTGGGGCCTGTTCGAGGACGGCATCGAGCGCCCGGTGCGCCATGACATCTCCTGGAGCAGCCGCAACACGGCCGTGGCGGCGGTGGCCACGGGGATCGACGGCGGCAAGATCACCGCGCAGTCGCTGGAAGGCGATACGGTGATCGACGCGGCGGTCAACGATCTCAGCGGCCTGAGCGGCGAGATCGCGGTGCACACCTACAGGAAGAAGCCGGAGTAGGCTTCATGTGGGAGCGGGCTTGCCCGCGATCTGTCGGGCGAGCCCTGCAAAGATCGCGGGCAAGCCCGCTCCCACAAACCCGCGCGTCAGGACTTCGCCCTGGCCTTCTTCTTCGGCGCCGCGCTGGCCGGCATCGCCGCCGCCAGTGCTTCCTCCATCTCCTTCAGGGCCTCGCCGGTGTAGACGGCAAGCTTCTGCAGGCTCGGCAGGGCGTCGCGGCAGCCGGTGAAGCCGACAGCGACGCGGTCGACGTAGCCGACCAGGGTGATGTTCAGGGCGTAGCCGTCGAACAGGATCGACATCGGGTACATCGCTTCCAGCTGGGCGCCGCGCAGGTACAGCGGGACCCTGGAGGCCACGACATTGGATACCGTGACGTTGAAGAACGGCGGCACCTTGGACAGCACGCCGGCCATCTGGCCCAGCAGCAGCGGCGACAGACCCATCAGCGTGAACTGCTCCAGTGCCGTGGGCGACAGGCTCAGCAGTTGCTGCTTGGTGACGGTGGTGACGCGGTTGATGCGCTGCAGGCGCTTGAGCGGGTCGGTCTGGTCGGTGCCGAAGGGGCAGACGAAGCCGGCCACGGCGTTGCCGCCCTTGCCCTCCGGCCGCGGCAGGGCCACGGGCACCGAGGCCAGCAGGGACTTCTCCGGCAGGGCGCCGTTCTCCAGCAGGTAGCGGCGGATGGCGCTGCCGCAAATCGCAAGGGACACGTCGTTGACCGTGGTGCCGGTGGCCGAACTGATCGCCTTGACGCGCTTCAGGTCCAGCAGCTGGGTGCCCAGGCGTCGCTGCTGGCTGATCGGCTGGTTGAGCAGGCTGCGCGGGGTGCTGAGGGCAGCCCGGGTACCGCCCTCCAGGCCCGGGGCGCTCATTTCCCGGAGTACCTTGATCAGCTCCGGCAGGGTACGGATCTGGTGGCCGGCGACCTTGAACGGTCGTCCAAGACGGGTCTTCCAGGATCTGGGCGGCGGCGGCTCCTGGTCCTGGATGGCATTCGAGAGCCGGCCGGGACCGTTCATGTCGGTCGGGTCCTCGGTCAGCCAGCTGCGCACCATCTTCATCCCGCCGACGCCATCGATGGCGCAGTGGTGGGCCTTGAAGTAGATCGCGAAGCGGCGGTTCTCCAGGCCCTCGATGATGTGGCATTCCCACAGGGGCCGGCTCAGGTCCAGCGGGTGCGAGTGCAGACGCGCCACCAGCACGCCCAGCTCGCGCTCGCCGCCGGGGTACGGCAGGGCCGAGTGGCGGATGTGGTAGTCGATGTCGATATCGGCCTTGACCCAGGCCGGGGCCAGCCTGGACATCCGGCCACGGGCCAGGCGGCAGTCGAAGGGGTGCGGCATGAACGGCGTGCTGCGCATGTGCTGCAGCAGGTCGCGCAGGAAGTCCGGCGGGGCGTTGTCGGGCAATTTGAAGGTCAGCATGCCCCCGACGTGCATCGGGGTGCGCTTGGATTCCATGCGCAGGAAGGACGCGTCGACGGGACTCAGGTACTGCATGCGGGTCTCTCCAGCCTTATATTTATCGTGTGCCCTGGCAGCAGCTGAGGCAGCATTCAAGATGCACCATTTCAGGCCTGCCTGCCATACCCGTTTCGTGGGAGCCGACCCTAATCTTTTCGGGTGAGGCTAGGCTCAGTCGGGGCATCTAGGTTAGCGTCTGCATTATTCCAATATAAAAGCTTCAACAGAGAGGAGAGGGCGCGATGGGGAATCAGGGGCTTGCGGGCGTGCGTACGCGTTGGACTTATGGGCCGAGACTGCTGGCCGTGTTCCTGGGCGGTTCCGCCCTGCCCGCCTGGGCCGGTTCCTTCGACCTGTTCGGCCTGGACGGCCAGTACCAGGTGCAGGCCGCCTACTCCGCCGCGATGCGCCTGCACGATCCGGACCGTCGCATCATCGACACCGCGCCGGCGGCCAACATCCCGCTGCCGGACTCGATGAAGCTGCCCGAGTCCAACAACTACGACGACGGCGACCGCAACTTCAAGAAGCACTCGCTGGTCAACAACCGCCTGTCGCTGCTCGGCGAAATCCAGCTGAACTATGGCGACTACGGCGTGCTGTTCCGTGGCGACGCCTTCTACGACGACGTCTACCACCGCAGGAACGACAACACCTCGCCGGCATCGGACCAGCCGGGCGCGACGATCAGCAAGACCGAACTGCCGACCAACAAGTTCTCCGACGACGCCGAGTACTACGACGGCCAGCGTGCGCGCCTGCTCGACGCCTACGCCTACGGCTCCTGGTACCTGACCGACGAGACGGCGCTGAACCTGCGCGTGGGCCGCCATATCGCCGCCTGGGGCGAAAGCCTGTTCTTCGCCGGCATCGCCCTGGCGCAGTCGCCGGCCGACGCCACCAAGGCAACGGTGCCGGGCGCCGACGTCAAGAGCATCCTGCTGCCGGTCAACCAGGTGTCGATGCAGCTGTCGCTGGACGACAAGTGGACGGTCCTCGGCCAGTACAAGCTGGAGTACAAGGCGACCGAGCTGAACCCGGTGGGCGAGTTCTTCTCCGTGGCCGACGTCGTCGGTCCGGGCGCGGAGTTCATCTACGGCATCAAGAACCCGCTGTTCCTGCAGAACCTCAGCGACATCGACCTGACTTCGCCGGAGCTGGCCGAGTACGTGCAGCTGATCGGTGACCTGCTGCTGCCGAACCTGCCCGGTGGCGAAAACCTGCCGGTCAGCCCGATCACCGGCGCCCTGGGCGCGATCCTCAACAACCTGGATCCCCTGCTGCCGCCGGTGATGCTGCCGGACCTCAACCTGATCCAGCCGGCCGGCACGCCGCGCTACATCAACGTGCAGCGTGGTCCGGACAAGCTTCCCAGCGATCATGGCCAGTACGGGGTGGGCGTCAAGTACCAGGTCACGCCGAACAGCAACGTCGGCCTCTACCACCTGCGTTACCACAACACCACGCCCGCCCCGGTGCAGAACTACGGCAGTGCCGAGTTGCTGCCACTGCCCGGCGGCCAGTCTATCGGGTCCGCGGCGCTGGGCCTGCAGGTCCCGGTGACCTACAACGTCAATTTCTTCGACGGCATCCACATGTCGGCGATGAGCTTCTCCACCGCCCTGTTCGGCGCCAATGTCGGCGGCGAGCTGATCTACCGCGACGGCGTCGACGTGCTGGTGGACGTGGACGGCGGTCTGCTCGGGCCGGTGCCCACCCCGGTGCGCGCCGAGGTCGGCCAGGCCAACGTCAACGTGTTGTATGTCCTCGGCCCGCAGTACTTCTGGGACGCACTGACCGTGGTCGCCGACTTCGGCTACAACTGGGTCATCGACCGTGACGAGGGCTGTGGCCCGACCAGCTGCTCCGACAAGCTGACCTACAGCAAGGAAGCGGCGGCCTACTCGTTCCTGTTCATCTTCGACCGCAAGAACCTGTTCAACGGCTGGGACCTGCAGGTGCCGCTGACGCACTCCAAGACGGTGCTGGGCCAGTCCTCGCTGCTGTCCGGCTTCGGTTCGCAGATGGGCGAGGACGACTGGCGCGCCAGCATCGGCTTCAACTTCACCTACCTGCAGAAGATCACGCTGGGCGTCAGCTACAGCGGCTATTACGGCACCCCCGACTTCAGTGCCAACCCCTATGCCGATCGCGACAACATCGGCTTCACCGCGAAGTACAACTTTTAAACGAGCAAGGATGAGCCAGACCGCAGCCCCCCTCGACCCGCAGGAGTTCCGCAAGGCACTCGGCACCTTCGCCACCGGCGTCACCGTCATCACCACCCGCGCGCCCGACGGCTCGCAGGTGGGGTTGACGGCCAACAGCTTCAACTCGGTCTCGCTCAATCCGCCGCTGGTGCTGTGGAGCCTGGCGAATACCTCGGGGAGCCTGGAAGCCTTCCAGAAGGCGCCCTACTGGGCAGTGCATGTGCTGGCCGCCGACCAGGAGCCGATCTCCACGCGCTTCTCCAAGCGCGGCGTCGACAAGTTTGCCGGGGTCGACATCGAGCAGGGGCTGGGTGAGATTCCGCTGCTGCGCGGCTGCAATGCGCGCTTCCAGTGCCGCACGGCCTTCCAGTACGAGGGCGGCGACCACGTCATCTTCGTCGGCGAGGTGCTGGACTTCGACCGCGCCGAGAATGCGCCGCTGGTATTCCACAGCGGCCGCTACGCCCATGCCGCGCCGCGCAGCGGCAGCGAGCCGCGCAACCCGGCCCTGGCCGGCAGCTTCAACGAGGACTTCCTCGGCTACCTGCTCGGCCGCGGCCACTTCCAGTTCTTCAGCCAGATCCGCAAGGCCCTGTCCGAGGAAAACCTCAGCGACGAGGAGTTCTACCTGCTCTCGACGCTGACGCTGAAACGCATCATGAGCGCCGACGAGCTCGATGCCGGCATGTCCAGCGTCCTGGGCGAGCACAGCGACGCCGCCGCCGGCGCCCTGATCCGCCGCGGCCTGGCACGCTCGGTCGGCGGTACCACCGACACCGAGGGTCCGGCCTTCCAGCTGACCAACGAAGGCGTCGCGCTGGCGCTGCGCCTGATCTCCGCCGCCAAGGCCATGGAATCGCAGCTGCTGGAACGCCTGGCGCCCGGTGAAGCGGCGATGCTCAAGACCCTGCTGCACCGCCTGCTCGGCGCCATCGACCCCAGCGCGGGTCTGCTGTGGCAAACACCGGATGCAAAGGCGGCGGTGCCGACCGGGGCCTGAGGCGGCTTTCCGCTTGAAACGGGGCTGAAGCCAGCCGGGCAAAGCGTTAGCGCTTGTCCGGCTGCCATTCCCGTATCAGCGCCGTGAAGTCCCAGCCGTACTCGTCCAGCTTCTTCGCGCCCACACCCGGGATTCCCGCGAAGGCGTCCTGATCGGTGGGGCGCTCGCGGGCCATGGCCCTGAGGCTGGCGTCGTTGAAGACCACGTAGGGCGGCACGCCGTGCTCGGTGGCGATCTTCTTGCGCAGGGCGCGCAGGGCCTCGAACAGGCCGTCCTCTTCCGAATCCGGCACCACTCCGGCAGCGACCGCGGCCTTGGCCGCCCTGCCCTTGCCGCTGCCCCTGGCCGCCGCCACCGGCGCGGCCATCTGCACCGTGCGCTCGCCGCGCAGCACCTCCCAGCTCGCCGCGTTGAGCAACAGCACCGGGTAGCCGTCGTGGGTTTCCTCCAGCACGCCCTGCTGCAGCAGCGAGCGGGTCAGGGAGCGCCAGTCTTCCGCCGAGCGGCCGGCGCCGATGCCGTAGACCGTGAGCGTATCGTGGCCCGCCGAGATCAGCTTCTCGGTCTTGGCCCCGCGCAGGATGTCGATCACGGTGCCGGCGCCGTAGCGCTGGCGGCGCTGCGCCAGCCGGGCGACAGCGGACAGCAGCTGCTTGGCCTCGAGCGTCCAGTCCTGCAGCGGGCGCGGGTTGATGCAGTTGTCGCAGTTGCCGCAGCTGCCGGGATGCGGCTCGCCGAAGTAGCGCAACTGCACGGCGCGGCGGCATTCGGTGCTGTCGGCGTAGTCCAGCACCTGGCGCAGCTGCTGGCGGGCGATGCGCTGCTCGTCCTCCAGCGGTTCGCCGGTCTGCGGATGGACCTTCTGCGCGATCAGGAACTCGGCGGTGCGGATGTCGCCCATGCCGAAGTACAGGATGCAGCCCGCCGGCTCGCCGTCGCGGCCGGCACGGCCGGCCTCCTGGTAGTAGCCCTCCATCGAGCGCGGCAGGTCGTAGTGGATCACCCAGCGCACGTCGGGCTTGTTGATGCCCATGCCGAAGGCGACGGTGGCCACCATCACCTGCACGTCGTCGCGGATGTAGCGGTCCTGGTGCTCGCGGCGGGTCTCGCCGTCCAGGCCGGCGTGGTACGGCAGCGCGGCGATGCCGGCAGCCTGCAGCTCGGAGGACAGTTCGTCGACGCGCTTGCGCGACAGGCAGTAGACGATGCCCGAACCGCGGGTGGAGCGGGCATGCGCCAGCAGTTCGTCGAAGCTGCGCGCGCCGCGCGGCTTGACCGCGTAATAGAGGTTGGGCCGGTTGAAGCTGGCGACGTGCAGCGCCGGCTGGTGCAGGCTGAGCTGCCGGGCGATGTCCTCGCGCACGCGCTGCGTGGCGGTGGCGGTGAAAGCGAACACCGGCACGTCGCTGAACAGCTCGCGCAGGCGGCTGAGCTGGCGGTACTCCGGGCGGAAGTCATGGCCCCACTCGGAAACGCAGTGCGCCTCGTCGATGGTGAAGGCCGAAATGCCCACGGTTTCGCGCAGCGGCTGCAGGAAGCTCTCGATGAAACCCGGGCTGAGCAGGCGCTCCGGCGCCACGTACAGCAGGCGGGTCTCGCCGCGCCGCAGCGCCTGGATGCGCTGCGCCGCCTCGGCACCGCTGAGCGTGGAATTGAGAAAGGTGGCGGCAATGCCGTTGTCGGCCAGCAGGCGCACCTGGTCCTGCATCAGCGCGATCAGCGGCGACACCACCACCATCACGCCTTCCTTCAGCAGCGCCGGCAGTTGGAAGCACAGCGACTTGCCGCCACCGGTGGGCATGATCGCCAGCAGGTCGCGCCCGGCCAGTGCGTCGCGCACCACGGCCTCCTGGCCGGGGCGGAAGCTGTCGAAGCCGAAGTGGCGCTTGAGTTCGGCGTGCAGCGGATCTGTGGCGGTCATGCCCTGGGGCCCTCAGCCCCTCAGGCCTCCGGGCGCATCTGCGGAAACAGCAGCACGTCCCTGATGCTCGCCGAATCCGTCAGGAACATCACCAGGCGGTCGATGCCGATGCCCACGCCGGCGGTCGGCGGCAGGCCGTATTCCAGGGCGCGGATGTAGTCGGCGTCGAACACCATGGCCTCGTCGTCGCCGGCATCCTTGGCGACCACCTGGGCCTTGAAGCGGCCGGCCTGGTCGTCGGGATCGTTCAGCTCGGAGAAACCGTTGGCGACTTCACGGCCGCCGATGAAGAACTCGAAGCGGTCGGTGACCTCCGGGTTGGCGTCGCTGCGGCGCGCCAGCGGGGACACTTCCGTCGGGTACTCGGTGATGAAGGTCGGGTCCAGCAGCGTGGTCTCGACGGTCTGCTCGAAGATTTCGGTCAGCAGCTTGCCGGCGCCGTAGTCCTTCCTGACATCGCCGCCGACCTTCTTGCAGAAAGCCGCCAGGTACTCGCGATCCCCGGCCTGGGTCACATCGAAGTCGGGGTTGTTGCGCAGCACCGCTTCCTTCATGGTCCAGCGGTTGAAGGGGCGCTCCATGTCGTACTCGCGGCCACCGTAGCTGAGCTTGCCGCTGCCGTTCACCGTGATCGCGGCGTCGCGCACCATGGTCTCGACCAGGTCCATCGCGTCGCGGTAGTCGGCGTAGGCCTGGTAGAACTCCAGCATGGTGAACTCGGGATTGTGCCGGGTGGACAGGCCCTCGTTGCGGAAATTGCGGTTGATCTCGTAGACCTTCTCGAAGCCGCCCACCACCAGGCGCTTGAGATAAAGCTCCGGGGCGATGCGCAGGTACAGGTCACGGTCCAGCGCGTTGTGGTGCGTGATGAAGGGCCGCGCGGTGGCGCCGCCGGGGATCGGCTGCAGCATCGGCGTCTCGACTTCGAAGAAGCCCAGCGAGTCGAGGAAGTTGCGGATGAAGCGCACGGTCTGGCCGCGCTTTTCGAACACGCGGCGGACTTCCGGGTTGACGATCAGGTCGACGTAGCGCTGGCGGTAGCGGATCTCGGTATCGGTCAGGCCCGCCCACTTGTCCGGCAGCGGCCGCACGGTCTTGTTCAGCAGCTGGATGCTGCTGACGCGCAGCGACAGCTCGCCGGCCTTGGTGCGCATCAGCGTGCCGATGGCGCCGACGATGTCGCCCACGTCCCAGGTCTTGAAGTCGTTGTAGGCCTCTTCGCCCAGCGCGTTCATCTGCACGAACAGCTGGATGCGGCCGGACTGGTCCTGCATCTCGACGAAGCTGACCTTGCCCTGCCCGCGCTTGGCCATCAGGCGGCCGGCGACGCGGAACTCGGTGGTGTCGGTCTCCAGCGAGGCGGCGTCGCGCTCGCCGTAGCTGCCGTGCAGGAACTCCGCCATGGTGTCGCGGCGGAAATCGTTGGGGTAGGCATCGCCCTGGGCGCGCAGCTTGTCCAGCTTCTCGCGCCGCGCCGCCATGACGTAGTTCTCGTCCTGCGGCGGCTGCTTCTGTTCTTCGGTCATGGCTTAGAGGCCTTGCTTCAAGCTTGCTTCGATAAAGGGATCGAGGTTGCCGTCCAGCACCTTCTGCGTGTCGGCGATTTCCACGCCGGTGCGCAGGTCCTTGATGCGGGACTGGTCGAGCACGTAGGAGCGGATCTGGCTGCCCCATTCGATGTCGCTCTTGGAATCCTCGACCTTCTGCTTCTCGGTGTTGCGCTTCTGCAACTCGGCGTCGTACAGCTTGGCCGCCAGCATCTTCATCGCGCGGTCGCGGTTGGCGTGCTGCGAGCGCTGCGTCTGGCAGGCCACGACGATGCCACTGGGGATGTGCTTGATGCGGATCGCCGACTCGGTCTTGTTGACGTGCTGGCCGCCGGCGCCCGAGGAGCGGAAGGTCGCCACTTCCAGGTCGGCCGGGTTGATGTCGATC includes these proteins:
- a CDS encoding WS/DGAT/MGAT family O-acyltransferase; amino-acid sequence: MQYLSPVDASFLRMESKRTPMHVGGMLTFKLPDNAPPDFLRDLLQHMRSTPFMPHPFDCRLARGRMSRLAPAWVKADIDIDYHIRHSALPYPGGERELGVLVARLHSHPLDLSRPLWECHIIEGLENRRFAIYFKAHHCAIDGVGGMKMVRSWLTEDPTDMNGPGRLSNAIQDQEPPPPRSWKTRLGRPFKVAGHQIRTLPELIKVLREMSAPGLEGGTRAALSTPRSLLNQPISQQRRLGTQLLDLKRVKAISSATGTTVNDVSLAICGSAIRRYLLENGALPEKSLLASVPVALPRPEGKGGNAVAGFVCPFGTDQTDPLKRLQRINRVTTVTKQQLLSLSPTALEQFTLMGLSPLLLGQMAGVLSKVPPFFNVTVSNVVASRVPLYLRGAQLEAMYPMSILFDGYALNITLVGYVDRVAVGFTGCRDALPSLQKLAVYTGEALKEMEEALAAAMPASAAPKKKARAKS
- a CDS encoding DUF1302 domain-containing protein; amino-acid sequence: MRTRWTYGPRLLAVFLGGSALPAWAGSFDLFGLDGQYQVQAAYSAAMRLHDPDRRIIDTAPAANIPLPDSMKLPESNNYDDGDRNFKKHSLVNNRLSLLGEIQLNYGDYGVLFRGDAFYDDVYHRRNDNTSPASDQPGATISKTELPTNKFSDDAEYYDGQRARLLDAYAYGSWYLTDETALNLRVGRHIAAWGESLFFAGIALAQSPADATKATVPGADVKSILLPVNQVSMQLSLDDKWTVLGQYKLEYKATELNPVGEFFSVADVVGPGAEFIYGIKNPLFLQNLSDIDLTSPELAEYVQLIGDLLLPNLPGGENLPVSPITGALGAILNNLDPLLPPVMLPDLNLIQPAGTPRYINVQRGPDKLPSDHGQYGVGVKYQVTPNSNVGLYHLRYHNTTPAPVQNYGSAELLPLPGGQSIGSAALGLQVPVTYNVNFFDGIHMSAMSFSTALFGANVGGELIYRDGVDVLVDVDGGLLGPVPTPVRAEVGQANVNVLYVLGPQYFWDALTVVADFGYNWVIDRDEGCGPTSCSDKLTYSKEAAAYSFLFIFDRKNLFNGWDLQVPLTHSKTVLGQSSLLSGFGSQMGEDDWRASIGFNFTYLQKITLGVSYSGYYGTPDFSANPYADRDNIGFTAKYNF
- a CDS encoding flavin reductase family protein; this encodes MSQTAAPLDPQEFRKALGTFATGVTVITTRAPDGSQVGLTANSFNSVSLNPPLVLWSLANTSGSLEAFQKAPYWAVHVLAADQEPISTRFSKRGVDKFAGVDIEQGLGEIPLLRGCNARFQCRTAFQYEGGDHVIFVGEVLDFDRAENAPLVFHSGRYAHAAPRSGSEPRNPALAGSFNEDFLGYLLGRGHFQFFSQIRKALSEENLSDEEFYLLSTLTLKRIMSADELDAGMSSVLGEHSDAAAGALIRRGLARSVGGTTDTEGPAFQLTNEGVALALRLISAAKAMESQLLERLAPGEAAMLKTLLHRLLGAIDPSAGLLWQTPDAKAAVPTGA
- the recQ gene encoding DNA helicase RecQ; translated protein: MTATDPLHAELKRHFGFDSFRPGQEAVVRDALAGRDLLAIMPTGGGKSLCFQLPALLKEGVMVVVSPLIALMQDQVRLLADNGIAATFLNSTLSGAEAAQRIQALRRGETRLLYVAPERLLSPGFIESFLQPLRETVGISAFTIDEAHCVSEWGHDFRPEYRQLSRLRELFSDVPVFAFTATATQRVREDIARQLSLHQPALHVASFNRPNLYYAVKPRGARSFDELLAHARSTRGSGIVYCLSRKRVDELSSELQAAGIAALPYHAGLDGETRREHQDRYIRDDVQVMVATVAFGMGINKPDVRWVIHYDLPRSMEGYYQEAGRAGRDGEPAGCILYFGMGDIRTAEFLIAQKVHPQTGEPLEDEQRIARQQLRQVLDYADSTECRRAVQLRYFGEPHPGSCGNCDNCINPRPLQDWTLEAKQLLSAVARLAQRRQRYGAGTVIDILRGAKTEKLISAGHDTLTVYGIGAGRSAEDWRSLTRSLLQQGVLEETHDGYPVLLLNAASWEVLRGERTVQMAAPVAAARGSGKGRAAKAAVAAGVVPDSEEDGLFEALRALRKKIATEHGVPPYVVFNDASLRAMARERPTDQDAFAGIPGVGAKKLDEYGWDFTALIREWQPDKR
- the lysS gene encoding lysine--tRNA ligase, producing the protein MTEEQKQPPQDENYVMAARREKLDKLRAQGDAYPNDFRRDTMAEFLHGSYGERDAASLETDTTEFRVAGRLMAKRGQGKVSFVEMQDQSGRIQLFVQMNALGEEAYNDFKTWDVGDIVGAIGTLMRTKAGELSLRVSSIQLLNKTVRPLPDKWAGLTDTEIRYRQRYVDLIVNPEVRRVFEKRGQTVRFIRNFLDSLGFFEVETPMLQPIPGGATARPFITHHNALDRDLYLRIAPELYLKRLVVGGFEKVYEINRNFRNEGLSTRHNPEFTMLEFYQAYADYRDAMDLVETMVRDAAITVNGSGKLSYGGREYDMERPFNRWTMKEAVLRNNPDFDVTQAGDREYLAAFCKKVGGDVRKDYGAGKLLTEIFEQTVETTLLDPTFITEYPTEVSPLARRSDANPEVTDRFEFFIGGREVANGFSELNDPDDQAGRFKAQVVAKDAGDDEAMVFDADYIRALEYGLPPTAGVGIGIDRLVMFLTDSASIRDVLLFPQMRPEA